From a region of the Hemibagrus wyckioides isolate EC202008001 linkage group LG06, SWU_Hwy_1.0, whole genome shotgun sequence genome:
- the eef1db gene encoding eukaryotic translation elongation factor 1 delta b (guanine nucleotide exchange protein) isoform X1: MSAMECLAQERIWFDKSRYDEAERKFYESMNGPTLPPQDTGANSILQDIARARENIQKSLAGLKTTLQPTTGSAHKPPNPSHSLTTAGGSSAEHGELLTRMKKLELENQSLQKMVEQLRSVVSNLESRVSVLEKRPAAPAAVVNGISSKTAPPPPQKTAPAPADDEDDDDDMDLFGSDDEVDEEAERLKEQRLQEYAAKKAKKPAIIAKSSILLDVKPWDDETDMAKMEECVRSIQVDGLLWGASKLVPVGYGIKKLQINCVVEDDKVGTDLLEEEITKFEDYVQSVDVAAFNKI; the protein is encoded by the exons ATGAGTGCAATGGAGTGCTTGGCTCAAGAGAGGATCTGGTTTGACAAATCTCGATACGACGAGGCTGAACGAAAGTTCTACGAGAGCATGAACGGCCCCACACTACCGCCTCAG GACACGGGTGCTAATAGTATTCTTCAGGACATCGCAAGAGCACGAGAGAACATCCAGAAGTCTCTTGCTGGA TTGAAGACGACCTTGCAGCCAACTACAGGCTCCGCCCATAAACCCCCAAACCCCTCCCACAGCCTCACT acggcAGGAGGAAGTAGTGCCGAACATGGGGAACTTCTCACACGCATGAAGAAACTGGAACTGGAGAACCAAAGTCTACAAAAAA tgGTGGAGCAGTTGCGTTCTGTTGTCTCTAACCTGGAGAGCCGAGTCTCCGTCCTGGAAAAAAGACCAGCAGCCCCAGCGGCAGTGGTTAATGGAATTTCGTCT aagaccgctcctcctcctccgcagAAAACAGCTCCTGCGCCAGCAGATGATGAGGATGACGATGATGACATGGACCTGTTCGGCAGCGACGATGAGGTGGACGAAGAGGCAGAGCGTCTCAAGGAGCAACGGCTTCAGGAATACGCAGCCAAAAAGGCCAAAAAACCTGCCATCATCGCCAAATCGTCCATCCTGTTGGACGTCAAGCCG tgggatGACGAGACGGACATGGCAAagatggaggagtgtgtgagatccaTCCAGGTCGACGGCTTGCTCTGGGGTGCCTCCAAACTGGTACCGGTTGGTTACGGTATCAAGAAGCTGCAGATCAACTGCGTGGTTGAAGATGACAAGGTGGGAACAGACCTGCTGGAGGAGGAGATCACCAAGTTTGAAGATTAT
- the eef1db gene encoding eukaryotic translation elongation factor 1 delta b (guanine nucleotide exchange protein) isoform X3 — translation MSAMECLAQERIWFDKSRYDEAERKFYESMNGPTLPPQDTGANSILQDIARARENIQKSLAGTAGGSSAEHGELLTRMKKLELENQSLQKMVEQLRSVVSNLESRVSVLEKRPAAPAAVVNGISSKTAPPPPQKTAPAPADDEDDDDDMDLFGSDDEVDEEAERLKEQRLQEYAAKKAKKPAIIAKSSILLDVKPWDDETDMAKMEECVRSIQVDGLLWGASKLVPVGYGIKKLQINCVVEDDKVGTDLLEEEITKFEDYVQSVDVAAFNKI, via the exons ATGAGTGCAATGGAGTGCTTGGCTCAAGAGAGGATCTGGTTTGACAAATCTCGATACGACGAGGCTGAACGAAAGTTCTACGAGAGCATGAACGGCCCCACACTACCGCCTCAG GACACGGGTGCTAATAGTATTCTTCAGGACATCGCAAGAGCACGAGAGAACATCCAGAAGTCTCTTGCTGGA acggcAGGAGGAAGTAGTGCCGAACATGGGGAACTTCTCACACGCATGAAGAAACTGGAACTGGAGAACCAAAGTCTACAAAAAA tgGTGGAGCAGTTGCGTTCTGTTGTCTCTAACCTGGAGAGCCGAGTCTCCGTCCTGGAAAAAAGACCAGCAGCCCCAGCGGCAGTGGTTAATGGAATTTCGTCT aagaccgctcctcctcctccgcagAAAACAGCTCCTGCGCCAGCAGATGATGAGGATGACGATGATGACATGGACCTGTTCGGCAGCGACGATGAGGTGGACGAAGAGGCAGAGCGTCTCAAGGAGCAACGGCTTCAGGAATACGCAGCCAAAAAGGCCAAAAAACCTGCCATCATCGCCAAATCGTCCATCCTGTTGGACGTCAAGCCG tgggatGACGAGACGGACATGGCAAagatggaggagtgtgtgagatccaTCCAGGTCGACGGCTTGCTCTGGGGTGCCTCCAAACTGGTACCGGTTGGTTACGGTATCAAGAAGCTGCAGATCAACTGCGTGGTTGAAGATGACAAGGTGGGAACAGACCTGCTGGAGGAGGAGATCACCAAGTTTGAAGATTAT
- the eef1db gene encoding eukaryotic translation elongation factor 1 delta b (guanine nucleotide exchange protein) isoform X4, with protein sequence MPQRIAINSNVEAKPADVGGGLSSAVVQGLYSERAAIWFDCRAYERAESHYYMRLQEQQNGTTSAASTSNSQRSREKSQKRPESVPTPHSLPFLPESPSTHTLCDEGYLSQTPTPRTPASAPINGLPFVPAFLQGVWFQKPLYDRAEATFYQNLYRVTELQSTPNDKQVCAGHPRAPVADKAKSDKAKEKKPSNGGVQKGSSALCHFLHADSERVWLERSRYAEAETRFYEAVTTKTGCSLSQKMSAMECLAQERIWFDKSRYDEAERKFYESMNGPTLPPQDTGANSILQDIARARENIQKSLAGTAGGSSAEHGELLTRMKKLELENQSLQKMVEQLRSVVSNLESRVSVLEKRPAAPAAVVNGISSTAPPPPQKTAPAPADDEDDDDDMDLFGSDDEVDEEAERLKEQRLQEYAAKKAKKPAIIAKSSILLDVKPWDDETDMAKMEECVRSIQVDGLLWGASKLVPVGYGIKKLQINCVVEDDKVGTDLLEEEITKFEDYVQSVDVAAFNKI encoded by the exons ATGCCTCAGAGAATTGCGATCAATTCCAATGTGGAAGCCAAACCCGCTGACGTCGGAGGCGGTTTATCCAGCGCAGTCGTACAGGGCCTGTATTCGGAGCGTGCTGCTATATGGTTTGACTGCAGAGCGTACGAAAGAGCAGAAAGCCACTATTATATGAGGCTTCAAGAGCAGCAAAATGGGACCACGTCTGCTGCAAGCACCTCAAATTCCCAGCGCAGCCGAGAAAAGTCTCAGAAACGCCCCGAATCAGTTCCCACTCCTCATTCTCTTCCATTCTTACCCGAAAGCCCTTCGACCCATACGTTATGCGATGAAGGCTACCTATCACAAACCCCAACTCCCCGCACTCCCGCATCAGCACCAATTAACGGTCTGCCATTTGTGCCTGCATTCCTCCAAGGGGTGTGGTTTCAGAAGCCCCTCTACGACCGGGCGGAAGCGACGTTCTACCAGAACCTGTACCGTGTGACTGAGCTTCAATCCACACCCAATGACAAGCAAGTGTGCGCCGGGCATCCACGTGCCCCTGTCGCTGACAAAGCCAAATCGGATAAGGCGAAGGAGAAGAAACCAAGCAATGGTGGAGTCCAGAAAGGAAGCAGTGCATTATGTCACTTCCTGCATGCAGACAGTGAGAGGGTTTGGCTAGAACGCAGTCGATATGCGGAGGCGGAAACTCGTTTCTACGAAGCCGTGACGACCAAAACCGGCTGTAGCTTATCGCAGAA AATGAGTGCAATGGAGTGCTTGGCTCAAGAGAGGATCTGGTTTGACAAATCTCGATACGACGAGGCTGAACGAAAGTTCTACGAGAGCATGAACGGCCCCACACTACCGCCTCAG GACACGGGTGCTAATAGTATTCTTCAGGACATCGCAAGAGCACGAGAGAACATCCAGAAGTCTCTTGCTGGA acggcAGGAGGAAGTAGTGCCGAACATGGGGAACTTCTCACACGCATGAAGAAACTGGAACTGGAGAACCAAAGTCTACAAAAAA tgGTGGAGCAGTTGCGTTCTGTTGTCTCTAACCTGGAGAGCCGAGTCTCCGTCCTGGAAAAAAGACCAGCAGCCCCAGCGGCAGTGGTTAATGGAATTTCGTCT accgctcctcctcctccgcagAAAACAGCTCCTGCGCCAGCAGATGATGAGGATGACGATGATGACATGGACCTGTTCGGCAGCGACGATGAGGTGGACGAAGAGGCAGAGCGTCTCAAGGAGCAACGGCTTCAGGAATACGCAGCCAAAAAGGCCAAAAAACCTGCCATCATCGCCAAATCGTCCATCCTGTTGGACGTCAAGCCG tgggatGACGAGACGGACATGGCAAagatggaggagtgtgtgagatccaTCCAGGTCGACGGCTTGCTCTGGGGTGCCTCCAAACTGGTACCGGTTGGTTACGGTATCAAGAAGCTGCAGATCAACTGCGTGGTTGAAGATGACAAGGTGGGAACAGACCTGCTGGAGGAGGAGATCACCAAGTTTGAAGATTAT
- the pycr3 gene encoding pyrroline-5-carboxylate reductase 3 isoform X2, translating to MDELPELKIGFIGAGNMAYGIAQGILRHGNVVASNVIVSAPSKNNFSRFQAMGVAVTHSNEEVIHHSRLVFLAVKPHLIPTVLSALSQHVTPQHIVVSMAAGVTLATLEGEGALLLACGTGVKQEVASMLKSLLSPCGLVEVGPESWIDAHTGLSGSGVAFVYVFAEALAEGAVKMGMPSVLAQRFAAQTILGAGYLLRDGEKHPAQLKAEVCTPGGTTVYGLHALEKGGLRAAVMGAVEAATERARELGCS from the exons ATGGACGAGTTACCTGAGCTGAAAATCGGCTTCATTGGAGCAGGAAACATGGCTTATGGAATAGCACAGGGCATCTTAAGACATG GTAATGTTGTGGCGTCTAACGTGATTGTAAGCGCTCCATCCAAAAACAACTTTTCACGCTTCCAG GCAATGGGAGTTGCAGTCACACACTCGAACGAGGAAGTAATTCACCATTCTCGTCTGGTCTTCCTGGCAGTCAAGCCCCATCTGATCCCTACTGTACTAAGTGCGCTCTCTCAACACGTCACCCCACAGCACATTGTCGTCTCGATGGCAGCCGGAGTCACCCTAGCAACACttgagggg GAAGGCGCTCTACTCCTGGCGTGTGGAACAGGGGTCAAGCAGGAGGTGGCTTCAATGCTGAAGAGTCTCCTCTCGCCTTGTGGACTGGTGGAGGTTGGACCTGAGTCTTGGATCGATGCCCATACAGGCCTTAGTGGAAGCGGTGTGGCTTTT GTGTACGTGTTTGCTGAAGCCCTTGCTGAAGGAGCTGTTAAAATGGGAATGCCAAGTGTGCTGGCTCAGCGTTTTGCAGCCCAGACTATACTA GGTGCGGGTTATTTATTGCGGGATGGTGAGAAGCATCCAGCGCAGTTAAAGGCTGAAGTGTGTACTCCAGGCGGGACAACAGTGTACGGACTCCATGCTCTGGAAAAAGGAGGGCTCCGGGCAGCCGTCATGGGGGCAGTGGAGGCAGCCACAGAACGAGCGAGAGAACTCGGGTGCAGTTAA
- the LOC131354520 gene encoding GDP-L-fucose synthase-like isoform X2, with protein sequence MRTTGQYDIVLLSAWIIAMEGDTGKMRVMVTGGTGLVGKAIEKVLQDEGGAREGEEWIFLSSKDANLMDVAETRAVFQKHRPTHVIHLAAMVGGLFKNMTHNLSFWRNNLHINDNVLQTAHEFGVLKVVSCLSTCIFPDKTTYPIDETMIHSGPPHESNFGYAYAKRMIDVHNRAYFKQYGRKYTAVIPTNVFGPHDNFNIEDGHVLPGLIQKTYIAQREGTSLQVWGSGRPRRQFIYSHDLARLFVWVLREYNEVEPIILSVGEEDEVSIKEAADAVVEALEFKGEVVYDKSKADGQFKKTASNAKLRKYLPDFTFTPFHKAIKETCDWFVANYDIARK encoded by the exons ATGGAGGGAGACACTGGGAAGATGCGTGTGATGGTGACAGGTGGCACTGGGCTGGTGGGCAAAGCCATAGAGAAGGTGTTGCAGGATGAAGGAGGAgcaagagaaggagaagaatggATCTTTCTTTCATCCAAAGATGCCAACTTAAT ggACGTGGCTGAGACAAGAGCTGTGTTCCAGAAACATCGCCCAACACACGTCATTCATCTGGCAGCCATGGTGGGCGGCCTCTTtaaaaacatgacacacaacctTAGCTTTTGG AGAAACAACCTCCACATCAACGACAACGTGCTCCAAACAGCTCACGAGTTTGGCGTGCTTAAAGTTGTGTCCTGCCTTTCCACCTGCATCTTCCCAGACAAAACCACGTACCCCATTGATGAGACTATG ataCACAGCGGCCCGCCTCACGAATCCAACTTCGGTTATGCTTATGCTAAACGAATGATTGACGTCCACAACAG GGCATATTTTAAACAATACGGTCGAAAGTACACTGCTGTCATCCCCACAAACGTGTTTGGTCCCCATGACAACTTCAACATAGAGGATGGACATGTACTCCCAGGACTCATACAAAAAACCTACATAGCACAGA GGGAGGGGACGTCCCTGCAGGTCTGGGGTTCTGGCCGTCCACGAAGacagtttatttattcacacGATTTGGCTCGACTGTTTGTTTGGGTTCTCCGAGAATATAATGAAGTGGAGCCGATCATATTGTCAG TGGGAGAAGAGGATGAAGTGTCCATCAAGGAAGCTGCAGATGCTGTGGTCGAAGCTTTGGAGTTCAAAGGGGAAGTTGTC TATGATAAAAGTAAAGCTGACGGGCAGTTCAAGAAAACAGCCAGCAATGCTAAACTCCGCAAATACCTTCCTGACTTCACCTTCACTCCTTTCCACAAAG CCATCAAGGAGACCTGTGACTGGTTTGTGGCCAATTATGACATCGCACGCAAATGA
- the pycr3 gene encoding pyrroline-5-carboxylate reductase 3 isoform X1: MDELPELKIGFIGAGNMAYGIAQGILRHGNVVASNVIVSAPSKNNFSRFQAMGVAVTHSNEEVIHHSRLVFLAVKPHLIPTVLSALSQHVTPQHIVVSMAAGVTLATLEGLLPGGSCVIRLMPNLPCMLQEGALLLACGTGVKQEVASMLKSLLSPCGLVEVGPESWIDAHTGLSGSGVAFVYVFAEALAEGAVKMGMPSVLAQRFAAQTILGAGYLLRDGEKHPAQLKAEVCTPGGTTVYGLHALEKGGLRAAVMGAVEAATERARELGCS, translated from the exons ATGGACGAGTTACCTGAGCTGAAAATCGGCTTCATTGGAGCAGGAAACATGGCTTATGGAATAGCACAGGGCATCTTAAGACATG GTAATGTTGTGGCGTCTAACGTGATTGTAAGCGCTCCATCCAAAAACAACTTTTCACGCTTCCAG GCAATGGGAGTTGCAGTCACACACTCGAACGAGGAAGTAATTCACCATTCTCGTCTGGTCTTCCTGGCAGTCAAGCCCCATCTGATCCCTACTGTACTAAGTGCGCTCTCTCAACACGTCACCCCACAGCACATTGTCGTCTCGATGGCAGCCGGAGTCACCCTAGCAACACttgagggg CTGTTGCCCGGAGGATCTTGTGTGATCCGTCTGATGCCGAATCTTCCATGCATGCTTCAGGAAGGCGCTCTACTCCTGGCGTGTGGAACAGGGGTCAAGCAGGAGGTGGCTTCAATGCTGAAGAGTCTCCTCTCGCCTTGTGGACTGGTGGAGGTTGGACCTGAGTCTTGGATCGATGCCCATACAGGCCTTAGTGGAAGCGGTGTGGCTTTT GTGTACGTGTTTGCTGAAGCCCTTGCTGAAGGAGCTGTTAAAATGGGAATGCCAAGTGTGCTGGCTCAGCGTTTTGCAGCCCAGACTATACTA GGTGCGGGTTATTTATTGCGGGATGGTGAGAAGCATCCAGCGCAGTTAAAGGCTGAAGTGTGTACTCCAGGCGGGACAACAGTGTACGGACTCCATGCTCTGGAAAAAGGAGGGCTCCGGGCAGCCGTCATGGGGGCAGTGGAGGCAGCCACAGAACGAGCGAGAGAACTCGGGTGCAGTTAA
- the eef1db gene encoding eukaryotic translation elongation factor 1 delta b (guanine nucleotide exchange protein) isoform X5: protein MDSTSRPISLQHLRAVFSGFVPGSDKPFNSLITKMSAMECLAQERIWFDKSRYDEAERKFYESMNGPTLPPQDTGANSILQDIARARENIQKSLAGLKTTLQPTTGSAHKPPNPSHSLTTAGGSSAEHGELLTRMKKLELENQSLQKMVEQLRSVVSNLESRVSVLEKRPAAPAAVVNGISSKTAPPPPQKTAPAPADDEDDDDDMDLFGSDDEVDEEAERLKEQRLQEYAAKKAKKPAIIAKSSILLDVKPWDDETDMAKMEECVRSIQVDGLLWGASKLVPVGYGIKKLQINCVVEDDKVGTDLLEEEITKFEDYVQSVDVAAFNKI from the exons ATGGACTCGACCTCACGGCCAATCTCTCTTCAGCACCTCAGAGCTGTCTTCTCAGGTTTCGTTCCAGGTTCTGACAAACCATTTAATTCACTTATCACAaa AATGAGTGCAATGGAGTGCTTGGCTCAAGAGAGGATCTGGTTTGACAAATCTCGATACGACGAGGCTGAACGAAAGTTCTACGAGAGCATGAACGGCCCCACACTACCGCCTCAG GACACGGGTGCTAATAGTATTCTTCAGGACATCGCAAGAGCACGAGAGAACATCCAGAAGTCTCTTGCTGGA TTGAAGACGACCTTGCAGCCAACTACAGGCTCCGCCCATAAACCCCCAAACCCCTCCCACAGCCTCACT acggcAGGAGGAAGTAGTGCCGAACATGGGGAACTTCTCACACGCATGAAGAAACTGGAACTGGAGAACCAAAGTCTACAAAAAA tgGTGGAGCAGTTGCGTTCTGTTGTCTCTAACCTGGAGAGCCGAGTCTCCGTCCTGGAAAAAAGACCAGCAGCCCCAGCGGCAGTGGTTAATGGAATTTCGTCT aagaccgctcctcctcctccgcagAAAACAGCTCCTGCGCCAGCAGATGATGAGGATGACGATGATGACATGGACCTGTTCGGCAGCGACGATGAGGTGGACGAAGAGGCAGAGCGTCTCAAGGAGCAACGGCTTCAGGAATACGCAGCCAAAAAGGCCAAAAAACCTGCCATCATCGCCAAATCGTCCATCCTGTTGGACGTCAAGCCG tgggatGACGAGACGGACATGGCAAagatggaggagtgtgtgagatccaTCCAGGTCGACGGCTTGCTCTGGGGTGCCTCCAAACTGGTACCGGTTGGTTACGGTATCAAGAAGCTGCAGATCAACTGCGTGGTTGAAGATGACAAGGTGGGAACAGACCTGCTGGAGGAGGAGATCACCAAGTTTGAAGATTAT
- the eef1db gene encoding eukaryotic translation elongation factor 1 delta b (guanine nucleotide exchange protein) isoform X2, producing MPQRIAINSNVEAKPADVGGGLSSAVVQGLYSERAAIWFDCRAYERAESHYYMRLQEQQNGTTSAASTSNSQRSREKSQKRPESVPTPHSLPFLPESPSTHTLCDEGYLSQTPTPRTPASAPINGLPFVPAFLQGVWFQKPLYDRAEATFYQNLYRVTELQSTPNDKQVCAGHPRAPVADKAKSDKAKEKKPSNGGVQKGSSALCHFLHADSERVWLERSRYAEAETRFYEAVTTKTGCSLSQKMSAMECLAQERIWFDKSRYDEAERKFYESMNGPTLPPQDTGANSILQDIARARENIQKSLAGLKTTLQPTTGSAHKPPNPSHSLTTAGGSSAEHGELLTRMKKLELENQSLQKMVEQLRSVVSNLESRVSVLEKRPAAPAAVVNGISSTAPPPPQKTAPAPADDEDDDDDMDLFGSDDEVDEEAERLKEQRLQEYAAKKAKKPAIIAKSSILLDVKPWDDETDMAKMEECVRSIQVDGLLWGASKLVPVGYGIKKLQINCVVEDDKVGTDLLEEEITKFEDYVQSVDVAAFNKI from the exons ATGCCTCAGAGAATTGCGATCAATTCCAATGTGGAAGCCAAACCCGCTGACGTCGGAGGCGGTTTATCCAGCGCAGTCGTACAGGGCCTGTATTCGGAGCGTGCTGCTATATGGTTTGACTGCAGAGCGTACGAAAGAGCAGAAAGCCACTATTATATGAGGCTTCAAGAGCAGCAAAATGGGACCACGTCTGCTGCAAGCACCTCAAATTCCCAGCGCAGCCGAGAAAAGTCTCAGAAACGCCCCGAATCAGTTCCCACTCCTCATTCTCTTCCATTCTTACCCGAAAGCCCTTCGACCCATACGTTATGCGATGAAGGCTACCTATCACAAACCCCAACTCCCCGCACTCCCGCATCAGCACCAATTAACGGTCTGCCATTTGTGCCTGCATTCCTCCAAGGGGTGTGGTTTCAGAAGCCCCTCTACGACCGGGCGGAAGCGACGTTCTACCAGAACCTGTACCGTGTGACTGAGCTTCAATCCACACCCAATGACAAGCAAGTGTGCGCCGGGCATCCACGTGCCCCTGTCGCTGACAAAGCCAAATCGGATAAGGCGAAGGAGAAGAAACCAAGCAATGGTGGAGTCCAGAAAGGAAGCAGTGCATTATGTCACTTCCTGCATGCAGACAGTGAGAGGGTTTGGCTAGAACGCAGTCGATATGCGGAGGCGGAAACTCGTTTCTACGAAGCCGTGACGACCAAAACCGGCTGTAGCTTATCGCAGAA AATGAGTGCAATGGAGTGCTTGGCTCAAGAGAGGATCTGGTTTGACAAATCTCGATACGACGAGGCTGAACGAAAGTTCTACGAGAGCATGAACGGCCCCACACTACCGCCTCAG GACACGGGTGCTAATAGTATTCTTCAGGACATCGCAAGAGCACGAGAGAACATCCAGAAGTCTCTTGCTGGA TTGAAGACGACCTTGCAGCCAACTACAGGCTCCGCCCATAAACCCCCAAACCCCTCCCACAGCCTCACT acggcAGGAGGAAGTAGTGCCGAACATGGGGAACTTCTCACACGCATGAAGAAACTGGAACTGGAGAACCAAAGTCTACAAAAAA tgGTGGAGCAGTTGCGTTCTGTTGTCTCTAACCTGGAGAGCCGAGTCTCCGTCCTGGAAAAAAGACCAGCAGCCCCAGCGGCAGTGGTTAATGGAATTTCGTCT accgctcctcctcctccgcagAAAACAGCTCCTGCGCCAGCAGATGATGAGGATGACGATGATGACATGGACCTGTTCGGCAGCGACGATGAGGTGGACGAAGAGGCAGAGCGTCTCAAGGAGCAACGGCTTCAGGAATACGCAGCCAAAAAGGCCAAAAAACCTGCCATCATCGCCAAATCGTCCATCCTGTTGGACGTCAAGCCG tgggatGACGAGACGGACATGGCAAagatggaggagtgtgtgagatccaTCCAGGTCGACGGCTTGCTCTGGGGTGCCTCCAAACTGGTACCGGTTGGTTACGGTATCAAGAAGCTGCAGATCAACTGCGTGGTTGAAGATGACAAGGTGGGAACAGACCTGCTGGAGGAGGAGATCACCAAGTTTGAAGATTAT